In Kitasatospora gansuensis, a genomic segment contains:
- a CDS encoding VOC family protein — MLAEATTHTTLPVADMDRAKRWYHDKLGMDPVNEFEGGVMYETAGGKFGLFETAVSGRAGHTQMDFEVGDLKAEMAELRSHGVVFEEYDLPGIKTTDGVAEWPNGAAAWFKDCEGNVLCIMHQDH; from the coding sequence ATGTTGGCCGAAGCGACAACCCACACCACCCTGCCGGTCGCCGACATGGACCGGGCCAAGCGCTGGTACCACGACAAGCTCGGCATGGACCCGGTCAACGAGTTCGAGGGCGGCGTCATGTACGAGACGGCCGGCGGCAAGTTCGGCCTGTTCGAGACCGCGGTCAGCGGGCGGGCCGGGCACACCCAGATGGACTTCGAGGTCGGTGACCTCAAGGCCGAGATGGCGGAGCTCCGCTCGCACGGCGTGGTGTTCGAGGAGTACGACCTGCCCGGCATCAAGACCACCGACGGCGTGGCCGAGTGGCCGAACGGTGCCGCCGCGTGGTTCAAGGACTGCGAGGGCAACGTGCTCTGCATCATGCACCAGGACCATTAA
- a CDS encoding 3-hydroxyacyl-CoA dehydrogenase family protein — protein MSNVASQRIAVIGAGLMGAGIAQVSAQAGHQVVLRDVTDAALQRGVDGIRASYEKFVSKGKLTADQAEAALGRITTTTDLGAVAEADIVVEAVFEQLDVKEAVFRELDKLAKDGAVLASNTSAIPITRIAAATARPESVVGVHFFSPVPLMKLVELVRGYKTSDATLATARAFAEGVGKEVVVVNRDVAGFVTTRLITALVVEAAKLYETGVASAEDIDTACRLGFGHPMGPLQTADLTGVDILLHAARNIYAETQDEKFAAPEIMARMVTAGDLGRKSGQGFYPYEK, from the coding sequence ATGAGCAACGTAGCCAGCCAGCGGATCGCCGTGATCGGTGCCGGGCTGATGGGCGCGGGCATCGCGCAGGTCTCCGCGCAGGCCGGGCACCAGGTGGTGCTGCGGGACGTCACCGACGCCGCGCTCCAGCGCGGGGTGGACGGCATCCGGGCCTCGTACGAGAAGTTCGTGTCCAAGGGCAAGCTGACGGCCGACCAGGCCGAGGCGGCGCTCGGCCGGATCACCACCACCACCGACCTGGGTGCGGTGGCGGAGGCGGACATCGTGGTCGAGGCGGTCTTCGAGCAGCTCGACGTCAAGGAAGCGGTCTTCCGCGAGCTGGACAAGCTGGCCAAGGACGGCGCGGTGCTGGCCTCCAACACCTCGGCCATCCCGATCACCCGGATCGCCGCCGCCACCGCGCGGCCGGAGTCCGTGGTCGGCGTGCACTTCTTCTCGCCGGTGCCGCTGATGAAGCTGGTCGAGCTGGTCCGCGGCTACAAGACCAGTGACGCCACGCTGGCCACCGCCCGGGCCTTCGCCGAGGGCGTCGGCAAGGAGGTCGTGGTGGTCAACCGCGACGTGGCCGGCTTCGTGACCACCCGTCTGATCACCGCGCTGGTGGTCGAGGCGGCCAAGCTGTACGAGACGGGCGTGGCCAGCGCCGAGGACATCGACACCGCCTGCCGGCTCGGCTTCGGGCACCCGATGGGCCCGCTGCAGACCGCCGACCTGACCGGCGTGGACATCCTGCTGCACGCGGCGCGCAACATCTACGCCGAGACCCAGGACGAGAAGTTCGCGGCGCCCGAGATCATGGCCCGCATGGTCACGGCCGGCGACCTGGGCCGGAAGAGCGGCCAGGGTTTCTACCCGTACGAGAAGTAG
- a CDS encoding STAS domain-containing protein produces the protein MRIIGDHRGMAIQGRLDVRSAADARALLHQAVDGGRGDLVLDLAGLEFWDATGLGVIMGTHRRAGRLGRRLVLRSVPAQLQRLLVATRLHRILAVEGAVPDPYGSTLPLGVTG, from the coding sequence GTGCGCATCATCGGCGACCATCGCGGCATGGCCATTCAGGGCCGCCTCGACGTGCGCAGTGCCGCCGACGCCCGGGCCCTGCTGCACCAGGCGGTGGACGGCGGCCGGGGCGACCTGGTGCTCGACCTCGCCGGTCTCGAGTTCTGGGACGCCACCGGGCTCGGCGTCATCATGGGCACCCACCGCCGGGCGGGCCGGCTCGGGCGGCGGCTGGTGCTGCGCTCCGTCCCGGCCCAGCTCCAGCGCCTGCTGGTGGCCACCCGCCTGCACCGCATCCTGGCGGTCGAGGGCGCCGTACCCGACCCGTACGGCAGCACCCTCCCGCTCGGCGTGACCGGCTGA
- a CDS encoding response regulator, with product MIRVLVAEDQAAVRAALVLILRSDPELEVVGEAADGAQAVRLALELRPDVVLMDIQMPRLDGVSATRQVVEADAGQVLVLTTFDLDDYVYGALRAGAAGFLLKDVDADALIEGIKTVARGDGILAPSVTRRLIGTFARPGRPDQPQAREAVEALTPREREVLACLGAGLSNGEIAERLAMAEATTKTHVSRILAKLELRSRVQAAILAQDLGLVAH from the coding sequence GTGATCCGGGTACTGGTGGCCGAGGACCAGGCGGCGGTACGCGCCGCGCTGGTGCTGATCCTGCGCTCCGACCCGGAGCTGGAGGTGGTCGGCGAGGCGGCCGACGGTGCGCAGGCCGTCCGGCTGGCGCTGGAGCTGCGGCCCGACGTGGTGCTGATGGACATTCAGATGCCCCGGCTGGACGGGGTGTCGGCGACCCGGCAGGTGGTCGAGGCGGACGCCGGGCAGGTGCTGGTGCTGACCACCTTCGACCTGGACGACTACGTCTACGGGGCGCTGCGGGCCGGGGCGGCGGGCTTCCTGCTCAAGGACGTGGACGCGGACGCCCTGATCGAGGGCATCAAGACGGTGGCCCGGGGCGACGGGATACTGGCGCCGTCGGTGACGCGCCGTCTGATCGGCACCTTCGCCCGGCCGGGCCGCCCCGACCAGCCGCAGGCCAGGGAGGCGGTGGAAGCGCTCACCCCGCGCGAGCGGGAGGTGCTGGCCTGCCTCGGCGCGGGGCTGTCGAACGGGGAGATCGCCGAGCGGCTGGCGATGGCGGAGGCGACCACCAAGACCCACGTCAGCCGGATCCTGGCCAAGCTGGAGCTGCGCAGCCGGGTCCAGGCGGCGATCCTGGCACAGGACTTGGGGCTGGTGGCGCACTGA
- a CDS encoding sensor histidine kinase, whose product MLPFDLSPRQEDRAIAVCGLLGGLVLIAFGAYDRSDHLPGWLVALPLLATAVLELFRRTHPVWTASLGGLVFIGTVLAGSLVASMLMYTDLLYAAVLYGLPRMSKVLHLTGIGCTVVLSSLAVLYGSVAGGLLVAVLCGLIFLGPVWTADLVRKHRDQAETERLRAEQTALLAEFDRRGAVVAERARMARELHDVVANHLSAIAIHATGAQSLARRQQRDQDDPLLAAMAVIRENSVQGLTEMRRMIGLLRAGDQEPFEAPRLEALDSLLAKAATSGRSTGLVFELTQDGPPGELPAPVELAAYRIVQESLTNALKHAAPGGVRVALTYGEQELAIAVDSPYRPGEGRSLPGARAGLIGMAERAGLLGGSFTAGPEEDCWRVRAVLPREPRTKETS is encoded by the coding sequence GTGCTCCCCTTCGATCTCAGTCCGCGCCAGGAGGACCGGGCGATCGCCGTCTGCGGTCTGCTCGGTGGGCTGGTGCTGATCGCCTTCGGCGCCTACGACCGCTCCGACCACCTGCCCGGCTGGCTGGTGGCGCTGCCCCTACTGGCCACGGCGGTGCTGGAGCTGTTCCGCCGGACCCACCCGGTGTGGACCGCGTCGCTCGGCGGGCTGGTCTTCATCGGCACGGTCCTCGCCGGCTCGCTGGTCGCCTCGATGCTGATGTACACCGATCTGCTGTACGCGGCGGTGCTCTACGGCCTGCCCCGGATGTCCAAGGTGCTGCACCTGACCGGGATCGGCTGCACGGTGGTGCTGAGCAGCCTGGCGGTGCTCTACGGCTCGGTGGCCGGCGGGCTGTTGGTGGCGGTGCTGTGCGGCCTGATCTTCCTCGGCCCGGTGTGGACCGCCGACCTGGTCCGCAAGCACCGGGACCAGGCGGAGACCGAGCGGCTGCGGGCCGAGCAGACCGCGCTGCTGGCCGAGTTCGACCGGCGCGGCGCGGTGGTCGCCGAACGGGCCAGGATGGCCCGGGAGCTGCACGACGTGGTGGCCAACCACCTGTCCGCGATCGCCATCCACGCCACCGGCGCGCAGTCGCTGGCGCGTCGGCAGCAGCGGGACCAGGACGACCCGCTGCTGGCCGCGATGGCGGTGATCCGGGAGAACAGCGTGCAGGGGCTGACCGAGATGCGGCGGATGATCGGGCTGCTCAGGGCCGGTGACCAGGAGCCCTTCGAGGCACCCCGGCTGGAGGCGCTGGACAGCCTGCTGGCCAAGGCGGCGACCAGTGGCCGGAGCACCGGGCTGGTCTTCGAGCTGACCCAGGACGGCCCGCCGGGCGAGCTGCCGGCGCCGGTCGAACTGGCCGCCTACCGGATCGTGCAGGAGTCGCTCACCAACGCGCTCAAGCACGCCGCCCCGGGCGGCGTACGGGTCGCGCTGACGTACGGGGAGCAGGAGTTGGCGATCGCCGTGGACAGCCCGTACCGGCCGGGGGAGGGCCGGTCGCTGCCCGGGGCCAGGGCCGGGCTGATCGGGATGGCGGAGCGGGCCGGGTTGCTCGGCGGGAGCTTCACGGCCGGGCCCGAGGAAGACTGCTGGCGGGTGCGGGCGGTCCTGCCGCGCGAGCCGAGGACGAAGGAGACGTCGTGA
- a CDS encoding ATP-binding protein produces the protein MGQPPGELGQEPLRLRTGDLVSGELLLSVGSPDGSEAVPCPDDWRPEPRRTSVAQGGRTVAALGPSPAVGPLALGSAAADLPLLDREADVAQLLGLLAEGRSIRLVGQAGAGRSALLAAVADAAGELAPDGVVRLSGHRRTAADLLQDLYAATHRSPPFHPDQHQLRALLAPLGAVVAIDDVELHGPELEQLLSAAPDCAFLISVAPGSPLLEPGSRLEDHPVAGLSRPACLALIGRLAGRQLDETERAWAVDLWFESEGLPLRFVQAAALLRQRDAQVDTLVAAHEDRGRVFGLVKEISEPEDPAELEAELRRSVPLPSVAETAAPAARLAAGLSEPARAVLRLALALGGECPTAPHLPALIDVGLGESALHELTDCGLAVSIGGHHRLTEGVLEALGEHWPPGEIAYGAAQHFSWWVGHSSVSPAQIAAEAEVVLGALWADRAADRPEQVLQLATAAAPALALSLRWGAWEQVLRIGLEAARALGATAEEAWFHHELGVLAFCTGSGRQAAGELEAAVALRAALGQPRGTAAARRMLELLRAEAGRPTAAVEAAPAGRRPVIRAIAAQVPFRFRTTPGATGGTRRTVLAASAAVLALGVLGTAVGYSLVRTDASTPGHSGPVNEGGYAGDLNLGTASGSPSPSATPSPSTSTASESASPSPSGSRTSRKPSATPTPTAPTTSRPPVQPPASQPVTPPAPPTTTAPPVTPSPPTTPPASPSPSESSATVSQSPQKSLSLSSSMPRSSS, from the coding sequence GTGGGACAGCCACCCGGTGAGCTCGGGCAGGAGCCGCTGCGGCTCCGGACCGGGGACCTGGTCAGCGGTGAACTGCTGCTCTCCGTCGGCAGCCCGGACGGATCCGAGGCGGTGCCGTGCCCGGACGACTGGCGGCCGGAGCCGCGCCGGACCTCGGTGGCCCAGGGCGGCCGTACGGTGGCCGCGCTCGGCCCCAGCCCGGCCGTCGGCCCGCTGGCGCTGGGCAGCGCGGCGGCCGACCTGCCGCTGCTCGACCGCGAGGCGGACGTCGCCCAACTGCTCGGCCTGCTCGCCGAAGGCCGGTCGATCCGGCTGGTCGGCCAGGCCGGGGCCGGCCGCAGCGCGCTGCTGGCCGCGGTGGCCGACGCGGCGGGCGAGCTCGCGCCGGACGGCGTGGTGCGCCTCAGCGGCCACCGCAGGACCGCCGCCGACCTCCTGCAGGACCTCTACGCGGCCACCCACCGGTCGCCGCCGTTCCACCCCGACCAGCACCAACTGCGGGCCCTGCTGGCGCCGTTGGGCGCCGTGGTGGCGATCGACGACGTCGAGCTGCACGGCCCCGAGCTGGAGCAGCTGCTGTCCGCCGCGCCGGACTGCGCCTTCCTGATCTCGGTGGCCCCCGGCAGCCCGCTGCTGGAGCCGGGATCGCGGCTGGAGGACCACCCGGTGGCCGGGCTGTCCCGGCCCGCCTGTCTGGCGCTGATCGGCCGGCTGGCGGGGCGTCAGCTGGACGAGACCGAACGGGCCTGGGCGGTCGACCTCTGGTTCGAGTCGGAGGGGCTGCCGCTGCGCTTCGTCCAGGCGGCCGCGCTGCTCCGGCAGCGCGACGCGCAGGTGGACACCCTGGTGGCCGCGCACGAGGACCGCGGCCGGGTCTTCGGACTGGTCAAGGAGATCAGCGAGCCGGAGGACCCGGCCGAGCTGGAGGCCGAGCTGCGCCGCTCGGTGCCGCTGCCCTCGGTGGCCGAGACCGCCGCCCCGGCGGCCCGGCTGGCCGCCGGACTCTCCGAACCGGCCCGGGCGGTGCTGCGGCTCGCGCTGGCGCTCGGCGGCGAGTGCCCGACCGCCCCGCACCTGCCCGCCCTGATCGACGTCGGCCTGGGCGAGAGCGCCCTGCACGAACTGACGGACTGTGGACTCGCGGTCTCGATCGGCGGCCACCACCGGCTCACCGAGGGCGTGCTGGAGGCGCTCGGCGAGCACTGGCCGCCCGGCGAGATCGCGTACGGCGCCGCCCAGCACTTCTCCTGGTGGGTCGGGCACAGCTCGGTCAGCCCGGCGCAGATCGCCGCCGAGGCCGAGGTGGTGCTCGGCGCGCTGTGGGCCGACCGGGCCGCGGACCGGCCCGAGCAGGTGCTCCAGCTGGCCACGGCCGCCGCGCCCGCGCTGGCGCTGTCGCTGCGCTGGGGCGCCTGGGAGCAGGTGCTGCGGATCGGTCTGGAGGCCGCCAGGGCGCTCGGGGCGACGGCCGAGGAGGCCTGGTTCCACCACGAGTTGGGCGTGCTGGCGTTCTGCACCGGTTCGGGCCGGCAGGCCGCCGGGGAGCTGGAGGCGGCGGTCGCGCTGCGGGCCGCGCTCGGCCAGCCGCGCGGTACCGCGGCCGCCCGCCGGATGCTGGAGCTGCTGCGCGCCGAGGCCGGTCGGCCCACGGCGGCGGTCGAGGCGGCCCCGGCCGGCCGACGGCCCGTCATCCGGGCGATCGCGGCCCAGGTGCCGTTCCGGTTCCGGACCACGCCGGGTGCCACCGGTGGCACCCGCAGGACGGTGCTGGCGGCCTCGGCCGCCGTGCTGGCGCTCGGGGTGCTCGGCACCGCGGTCGGCTACAGCCTGGTCAGGACCGACGCCAGTACCCCGGGCCACAGCGGCCCGGTGAACGAGGGCGGCTACGCCGGGGACCTCAACCTCGGGACCGCCAGCGGCTCGCCGAGCCCGTCCGCCACTCCGAGCCCGTCCACCAGCACGGCCTCGGAGTCGGCCAGCCCGTCGCCGAGCGGCTCACGCACCTCGCGCAAGCCCTCGGCCACCCCGACGCCGACCGCGCCGACCACCTCGCGGCCGCCGGTCCAGCCGCCGGCCAGCCAGCCGGTCACGCCGCCGGCGCCGCCCACCACCACCGCGCCGCCGGTGACGCCCAGCCCGCCGACGACCCCGCCGGCCAGCCCGTCACCGTCGGAGAGCAGCGCGACGGTCTCGCAGTCGCCTCAGAAGAGCTTGAGCTTGTCGTCGTCGATGCCGCGCAGCTCGTCGTAG
- a CDS encoding DUF2550 domain-containing protein — MVLALVVCAAVVALCVLGLVAFAVRRRVIQRVGGTFDCSYRLKMPADASTQPDLDSNGEPTSAPVPVTDGKGWVFGIGRYSGDSIEWFRVFSYAPRPRKVLPRREIEVLGRRYPEGQEELALLSGSVVLRCLHNGVPLELAMSDDALTGFLAWLEAAPPGQRVNVA; from the coding sequence ATGGTCCTCGCCCTTGTGGTGTGCGCGGCGGTCGTGGCGCTCTGTGTACTGGGTCTGGTGGCCTTCGCGGTACGCCGCCGGGTGATCCAGCGAGTAGGCGGCACGTTCGACTGCAGCTACCGGCTCAAAATGCCGGCCGACGCCTCCACGCAGCCCGATCTCGACAGCAACGGCGAGCCCACCTCCGCCCCGGTCCCGGTGACCGACGGCAAGGGGTGGGTTTTTGGTATCGGCCGCTACAGCGGTGACTCGATCGAGTGGTTCCGGGTCTTCTCCTACGCCCCGCGCCCGCGCAAGGTGCTGCCGCGCCGGGAGATCGAGGTGCTCGGCCGCCGCTACCCCGAGGGCCAGGAGGAGCTCGCCCTGCTCTCCGGCTCGGTGGTGCTGCGCTGCCTGCACAACGGTGTCCCGCTCGAACTGGCCATGAGCGACGACGCGTTGACCGGCTTCCTGGCCTGGCTCGAGGCGGCCCCGCCCGGCCAGCGAGTGAACGTCGCCTGA
- a CDS encoding cob(I)yrinic acid a,c-diamide adenosyltransferase, translating into MVNLTRIYTRTGDDGTTALGDMSRTTKTDPRLVAYADTNEANAAIGVALAAGALDEDVATVLVRIQNDLFDVGADLATPVVEDPKYPPLRVLQSYVDRLEADCDHYLEQLEKLRSFILPGGTPGAAYLHLACTVVRRAERATWAAIEEHGDSVNPLTAKYLNRLSDLLFILARAANKERGDVLWVPGENR; encoded by the coding sequence ATGGTCAACCTCACGCGCATCTACACCCGTACCGGCGATGACGGCACCACCGCGCTCGGTGACATGAGCCGCACGACCAAGACCGATCCCCGGCTGGTCGCCTACGCCGACACCAACGAGGCCAACGCCGCGATCGGCGTGGCGCTGGCCGCCGGTGCCCTGGACGAGGACGTCGCCACGGTGCTGGTGCGGATCCAGAACGACCTGTTCGACGTCGGCGCCGACCTGGCCACCCCCGTGGTGGAGGACCCGAAGTACCCGCCGCTGCGGGTGCTGCAGTCCTACGTGGACCGGCTGGAGGCCGACTGCGACCACTACCTGGAGCAGCTGGAGAAGCTGCGCAGCTTCATCCTCCCCGGCGGCACCCCCGGCGCCGCCTACCTGCACCTGGCCTGCACCGTGGTCCGCCGCGCCGAGCGGGCCACCTGGGCGGCGATCGAGGAGCACGGCGACAGCGTCAACCCGCTCACCGCGAAGTACCTCAACCGGCTCTCCGACCTGCTCTTCATCCTGGCCAGGGCGGCCAACAAGGAGCGCGGCGATGTCCTCTGGGTCCCGGGCGAGAACCGCTGA
- the atpD gene encoding F0F1 ATP synthase subunit beta yields MTTTVEPTTATGRVARVIGPVVDVEFPVDAIPGMYNALHVEVDNPDGTGIKTLTLEVAQHLGDGLIRGISMQPTDGLVRGATVTDTGSAISVPVGQITKGKVFNALGEVLNVDKAEFEKQVEVRWPIHRKAPNFSELESKTEMFETGIKVIDLLTPYVTGGKIGLFGGAGVGKTVLIQEMIYRVAENFGGVSVFAGVGERTREGNDLIHEMVDSGVLDKTALVFGQMDEPPGTRLRVALSALTMAEYFRDVEKQDVLLFIDNIFRFTQAGSEVSTLLGRMPSAVGYQPNLADEMGLLQERITSTRGHSITSMQAIYVPADDLTDPAPATTFAHLDATTVLSRPISEKGIYPAVDPLDSTSRILDPRYIAQDHYDTAIRVKGILQKYKDLQDIIAILGIDELSEDDKITVHRARRIERFLSQNTYVAKQFTGVDGSTVPLSETIEAFNAIADGKYDATPEQAFFMCGGIEDLERNAAELAKK; encoded by the coding sequence ATGACCACCACAGTTGAGCCGACCACGGCGACGGGCCGCGTCGCGCGGGTCATCGGCCCGGTCGTCGACGTGGAGTTCCCCGTCGACGCGATTCCCGGCATGTACAACGCCCTGCACGTCGAGGTGGACAACCCCGACGGCACCGGCATCAAGACCCTGACCCTCGAGGTTGCGCAGCACCTCGGCGACGGCCTGATCCGCGGCATCTCGATGCAGCCGACCGATGGCCTGGTCCGTGGCGCGACCGTCACCGACACCGGTTCGGCGATCTCCGTCCCGGTCGGCCAGATCACCAAGGGCAAGGTCTTCAACGCCCTCGGTGAGGTGCTGAACGTCGACAAGGCCGAGTTCGAGAAGCAGGTCGAGGTCCGGTGGCCCATCCACCGCAAGGCCCCGAACTTCTCCGAGCTCGAGTCGAAGACCGAGATGTTCGAGACCGGCATCAAGGTCATCGACCTGCTCACCCCGTACGTGACCGGTGGCAAGATCGGTCTGTTCGGTGGTGCCGGTGTCGGTAAGACCGTCCTCATCCAGGAGATGATCTACCGCGTCGCCGAGAACTTCGGTGGTGTGTCGGTCTTCGCCGGTGTCGGCGAGCGCACCCGTGAGGGCAACGACCTCATCCACGAGATGGTCGACTCGGGCGTTCTGGACAAGACCGCGCTGGTCTTCGGCCAGATGGACGAGCCGCCGGGCACCCGTCTGCGGGTCGCGCTCTCCGCGCTGACCATGGCGGAGTACTTCCGTGACGTCGAGAAGCAGGACGTGCTCCTCTTCATCGACAACATCTTCCGGTTCACCCAGGCCGGTTCCGAGGTGTCGACCCTGCTCGGCCGGATGCCCTCCGCGGTGGGTTACCAGCCGAACCTGGCCGACGAGATGGGCCTCCTGCAGGAGCGCATCACCTCGACCCGCGGTCACTCGATCACCTCGATGCAGGCGATCTACGTCCCCGCGGACGACCTGACCGACCCGGCGCCGGCCACCACCTTCGCCCACCTCGACGCGACGACGGTTCTCTCCCGTCCGATCTCCGAGAAGGGCATCTACCCGGCCGTCGACCCGCTGGACTCCACGTCCCGCATCCTGGACCCGCGCTACATCGCGCAGGACCACTACGACACGGCCATCCGCGTCAAGGGGATCCTGCAGAAGTACAAGGACCTCCAGGACATCATCGCGATCCTCGGTATCGACGAGCTGTCCGAGGACGACAAGATCACCGTGCACCGCGCACGTCGGATCGAGCGCTTCCTCTCGCAGAACACCTACGTGGCGAAGCAGTTCACCGGTGTCGACGGTTCGACCGTGCCGCTGTCGGAGACCATCGAGGCCTTCAACGCGATCGCGGACGGCAAGTACGACGCGACGCCGGAGCAGGCGTTCTTCATGTGCGGTGGCATCGAGGACCTCGAGCGCAACGCCGCCGAGCTGGCCAAGAAGTAA
- a CDS encoding F0F1 ATP synthase subunit epsilon: MAELHVELVAADRKVWSGAATIVVARTASGDTGIMPGHTPVLSVLETGPVTIRTTDGGTVVAAVHGGFISFADNKLSLLAEIAELADEIDIARAERALEVAKSELDVHAERRAEVRLFAAGRRKAA, encoded by the coding sequence TTGGCTGAGCTGCACGTCGAGCTGGTCGCAGCCGACCGCAAGGTGTGGTCCGGTGCGGCCACCATCGTTGTCGCCCGTACGGCCTCCGGTGACACCGGCATCATGCCGGGTCACACCCCGGTGCTGAGCGTGCTGGAGACCGGTCCGGTCACCATCCGCACCACCGACGGTGGCACCGTCGTGGCCGCCGTGCACGGTGGCTTCATCTCGTTCGCCGACAACAAGCTGTCTCTGCTCGCGGAGATCGCCGAGCTGGCCGACGAGATCGACATCGCCCGCGCAGAGCGCGCGCTCGAGGTCGCCAAGAGCGAGCTCGACGTGCACGCCGAGCGTCGTGCCGAGGTCCGGCTGTTCGCGGCCGGCCGCCGCAAGGCCGCCTGA
- a CDS encoding F0F1 ATP synthase subunit gamma produces the protein MGAQLRVYKRRIRSVTATKKITKAMEMISASRIVKAQRAVAASTPYADELTRAVTAVATRSNAKHPLTTENPDASRAAVLVIAADRGLAGGYSTNAIKQGVALSAKLRAEGKDVVTYLVGRKSVSYYNFRNLEVAGSWTGFSDKPTYGDAKRVAADLIEAFTAETGGVDELHLVSTKFESMLTQTAVDVRLLPLKLDEVQLSDDKPAKAEIFPLYDFEPSAEGVLDALLPRYVESRIYNALLQSAASEHAARRRAMKSATDNAGELIKSLTRLANSARQAEITQEISEIVGGANALADASRGSE, from the coding sequence ATGGGAGCACAGCTTCGGGTCTACAAGCGCCGGATCCGCTCTGTCACCGCGACGAAGAAGATCACCAAGGCGATGGAGATGATCTCCGCGTCGCGCATCGTCAAGGCGCAGCGCGCGGTGGCCGCCTCCACTCCGTACGCCGATGAGCTCACCCGCGCGGTGACGGCGGTGGCCACCCGGTCCAACGCCAAGCACCCGCTGACCACCGAGAACCCCGACGCCTCGCGCGCCGCGGTGCTGGTGATCGCGGCGGACCGTGGTCTCGCCGGTGGTTACTCGACCAACGCCATCAAGCAGGGCGTGGCGCTCAGCGCCAAGCTCCGTGCCGAGGGCAAGGACGTGGTGACCTACCTGGTCGGTCGGAAGAGCGTCTCGTACTACAACTTCCGCAACCTTGAGGTCGCGGGATCGTGGACGGGCTTCTCCGACAAGCCGACCTACGGGGACGCCAAGCGGGTCGCGGCCGATCTGATCGAGGCGTTCACCGCCGAGACCGGTGGGGTGGACGAGCTCCACCTGGTGTCCACCAAGTTCGAGTCGATGCTGACTCAGACCGCCGTGGACGTCCGGCTGCTGCCGCTGAAGCTGGACGAGGTCCAGCTCAGCGACGACAAGCCGGCGAAGGCCGAGATCTTCCCGCTGTACGACTTCGAGCCGTCGGCCGAGGGCGTCCTCGACGCCCTGCTGCCGCGGTACGTCGAGAGCCGGATCTACAACGCGCTGCTGCAGTCGGCCGCTTCGGAGCACGCCGCTCGCCGGCGCGCGATGAAGTCCGCGACCGACAATGCGGGAGAGCTCATCAAGTCGCTCACGCGGCTTGCCAACTCGGCCCGTCAGGCCGAGATCACCCAGGAAATCAGCGAGATCGTCGGCGGTGCCAACGCGCTCGCCGACGCTAGCCGCGGGAGCGAATGA